The Candidatus Methylomirabilota bacterium genome contains the following window.
CCCGAGCAGCCTCCGCCCTTCACGCCCATGCGGAGGAACACTGGCTGCGATTGCTCCGCCATGAGCTTCTTGACCTGCTTCGACGCCTTCTCGGTCAGCGTCACTGCCATGAGAGTTCGCTCCTCCTCCGCCTGTTATTGCGACGCGCCCCGCTCCGCCACGGCTTCGCTCTTGCTCCACCTGTCCTTGTAGTCGGCAAGCGCGGCCTTGATGGCGTCCTCGGCGAGTACCGAGCAGTGGATCTTCACCGGGGGCAGCTTGAGCTCGTTGACGATGTCGGTGTTCTTGATCTTCGCCGCCTCGTCTACCGTGCGCCCCTTGAGCCACTCCGTGGCGAGGCTCGACGAGGCGATGGCGCTACCGCAGCCGAAGGTCTTGAACTTCGCGTCCTCGATGACCCCGGTCTCGACGTTCACCTTGATCTGGAGCTTCATGACGTCGCCGCACTCGGGCGCGCCCACGAGCCCCGTCCCCACCCCGGGAGTGTCCTTGGTGAAGGACCCCACGTTGCGGGGATTGTTGTAGTGATCGACGACCTTGTCGCTATAGGCCATGGTTCCCGAGCCTCCTCCCTATTCGGCCTTCCACTTGATGGTCTTGAGATCGACGCCTTCCTTGGCCAGCTCGTAGAGGGGTGACATCTCGCGGAGCCGCGTCACGACCTCCACCGTCCGCCGTCCCACGAAGTCGACCTCCTCCTCGGTGCTGAAGCGATGGAGGCCGAAGCGGATCGAGGAGTGGGCCAGCTCCGAGTCCACACCCAGTGCCGAGATCACGTAAGACGGCTCGAGGGTGGCGGAGGTGCACGCGGAGCCCGAGGACAGCGCCACTTCCTTGTTGAGCCCCATCAACACCGACTCGCCCTCCACGTAGGCGAACGAGATGTTGAGGTTGTGCGGCAGCCGCCGCTCCGGATGGCCATTGAGGTACGCCTCGTCCACCTTGGAGAGAATGGCGTCCTGCAGCCGGTCGCGTAGGCCGCCCAGGCGCCCCGACTCCTCGGGCATGACCTGCCGGCAGATCTCCGCCGCCGCGCCGAAGCCCACCGCCAGCGGTACCGGCACGGTACCCGACCGCATGCCCCGCTCGTGGCCTCCGCCGTCCATCATGGGGGCCAAGCGCACCCGCGGATTCTTCCGCCGCACGTAGAGCGCGCCCACGCCCTTCGGGCCGTAGAGCATGTGGGAGGTGCAGGAGAGAAGGTCGATACCCATCGCCTCCACGTCCACCGGGACCTTGCCCACCGCCTGGGTGGCGTCGGTGTGGAACACGATGCCCTTCTCCTTGGCGAGCTTGCCGATCGCCGCGGCGTCCTGCACGGTGCCGATCTCGTTGTTGGCGAGCATCACCGAGATCAGGATCGTCTTGTCCGTGAGGACGGCCCGCAGCGCCTCGGGATCCACCAGCCCATCCGCGCCGACGGGGACATAGGTCACCTCGAAGCCCTGACGCTCCAGCCGCTTGCATACGTCCAGCCCCGCCCGCTGCTCGATGACGGTGGTGACGATGTGATTACCCTTCTCGCGATACATCTCGGCCACGCCCTTGAGGCCGAGGTTGATCGACTCGGTGCCCCCGGATGTGAACACGAGCTCCTTGGGATCGCGCGCGCCGATGAGCCCGGCGATGGCGCCCCGGGCCCGGTCCACCGCGCCCTCCGCCTCCCAGCCGAACGGGTGATTGCGGCTGGCCGGATGACCGAACTTCTCGGTGAAGTACGGCAGCATCGCTTCCAGCACGCGCGGGTCCACCGGGGTGGTGGACTGGCTATCCATGAAGATGGGCAGCTTCAACGCCATGTGACCTCGTCTCCCTCTCGATCAGCTGGCCGTGGTCAGCGCGGACACCGGCACCACCGTGGTCTCCGGCGGAGCACCGGCCGACGCCAGCTCGGCCAGGGTCATGGAATCCAGCAGCGAGCTGATGCTCGCCTGAATCTTCTGCACGGGCAGCCGCAGGTTGCAGCGCGAGTACTGGGGACAGTGATCGTCGACCATGCAGCTCACGATCCGTACGGGTCCTTCCAGCGCCCGCACCACCTGTCCCACCGTGATCTGGATACGGGGGCGGGCCAGGACATAGCCGCCCTTGGGGCCGTTGTGCCCCACGATCAGCTTGCCCTTGGCCAGGCGCTGCAGGATCTTCGCCAGCAGCTCGGACGGAATGTTGAACTCCTCGGCGATGCGCTTCGCGCTCACCGCGGTGTCGTCCGGCTGGGCGGCGATGTAGTGGATCGCCATCAGACCGTAGTCCGCGCGCTTGGTGAACCGCAGCATCTCCGCTCCTGTCCCCCTAAGTCCGACCATTTATATCGGCGACCGTTCTAGTCGGAGTTTGCCCCCGTACGAGGGGAAAGTCAAGCATCGACCGGGGGTTGGGCGGGATGACTACCCCTGGGCCCAGGCGTCTCGGAGCCGGCTGGCGGCGGCCTCCGGCGGGGTGTCCGTCACGTAGATACCCCCCACCCGCTTGACCCGCTCGGGCCCCGGTATCACCCCGATATGCCAGTGATAATCGTCCGCCAGCGTGGCCCACTCCCCGGCCAAGACTTTGGCGCCTCGGTTCGGGGCGGTGTAGAGCGTCATCTCCACGGACGGGTCGGCGAGCGCGCGCGCCACCGTACTGAAGCAACCCGAGATCACCCTGGCGAGATCAGCCACCAGGTCGCCCGACAGGGCGTCCTCGTAAGCGGCGGCGTGCTGCCGGGGGAGGATCCAGAGCTCGAAGGGCGCTCGTCCGGCATAGGGCACCACCGCCAGGAAGCGGTCCGACTCGTGCACCACTCGTTCGGCGTCGGCCAGCTCCTGCCTGACGATGTCGCAGTAGATGCAACGGCGCTTGTATTGGTAGTACTCGCGGGCTTGGTCCAGCTTGTAGCGC
Protein-coding sequences here:
- a CDS encoding Rrf2 family transcriptional regulator encodes the protein MLRFTKRADYGLMAIHYIAAQPDDTAVSAKRIAEEFNIPSELLAKILQRLAKGKLIVGHNGPKGGYVLARPRIQITVGQVVRALEGPVRIVSCMVDDHCPQYSRCNLRLPVQKIQASISSLLDSMTLAELASAGAPPETTVVPVSALTTAS
- a CDS encoding IscS subfamily cysteine desulfurase; amino-acid sequence: MALKLPIFMDSQSTTPVDPRVLEAMLPYFTEKFGHPASRNHPFGWEAEGAVDRARGAIAGLIGARDPKELVFTSGGTESINLGLKGVAEMYREKGNHIVTTVIEQRAGLDVCKRLERQGFEVTYVPVGADGLVDPEALRAVLTDKTILISVMLANNEIGTVQDAAAIGKLAKEKGIVFHTDATQAVGKVPVDVEAMGIDLLSCTSHMLYGPKGVGALYVRRKNPRVRLAPMMDGGGHERGMRSGTVPVPLAVGFGAAAEICRQVMPEESGRLGGLRDRLQDAILSKVDEAYLNGHPERRLPHNLNISFAYVEGESVLMGLNKEVALSSGSACTSATLEPSYVISALGVDSELAHSSIRFGLHRFSTEEEVDFVGRRTVEVVTRLREMSPLYELAKEGVDLKTIKWKAE
- the iscU gene encoding Fe-S cluster assembly scaffold IscU; protein product: MAYSDKVVDHYNNPRNVGSFTKDTPGVGTGLVGAPECGDVMKLQIKVNVETGVIEDAKFKTFGCGSAIASSSLATEWLKGRTVDEAAKIKNTDIVNELKLPPVKIHCSVLAEDAIKAALADYKDRWSKSEAVAERGASQ